From the genome of Gammaproteobacteria bacterium, one region includes:
- a CDS encoding HAD family hydrolase, translating to MGRPDAHAQRAGSLHPEIVQARAVLFDFDFTLADSSTGVVVCMNHALSCLGLPPAPEDAIRRTIGLDLITVLGILAGEEWKPRGPEFLRHFTRKADEVMVASTVFLPGAGRVLRTLHGAGYRLGVVSTKYRHRVEEALERDELLGFVDVVVGSDDVPRPKPAPDGLLRAAGALGLATGDCVFVGDSEVDAKAARDADMGFVAVLTGTTAAETFAGYAPRAVFAGVGEIVPG from the coding sequence ATGGGAAGACCTGACGCTCACGCGCAGCGGGCAGGATCGTTGCACCCGGAGATCGTCCAGGCCCGCGCCGTGCTCTTCGACTTCGATTTCACGCTCGCGGATTCCTCCACGGGCGTCGTGGTCTGCATGAATCACGCGCTTTCCTGCCTTGGGCTTCCCCCTGCCCCGGAGGATGCTATCCGCCGGACCATCGGCCTCGACCTCATCACGGTGCTCGGTATCCTCGCGGGCGAGGAATGGAAACCCCGGGGACCGGAGTTCCTCCGGCACTTCACGAGGAAGGCCGACGAGGTCATGGTCGCCAGCACCGTCTTTCTGCCCGGCGCGGGACGCGTGCTCAGGACGCTTCACGGCGCGGGATACCGCCTCGGCGTGGTATCGACCAAGTACCGGCACCGGGTGGAGGAGGCTCTGGAGCGGGACGAGCTGCTCGGGTTTGTGGATGTGGTCGTGGGCAGCGACGACGTGCCCCGGCCCAAGCCGGCCCCGGATGGGCTGTTGCGAGCGGCGGGCGCGTTGGGCCTCGCGACCGGTGACTGCGTCTTCGTGGGCGATTCGGAGGTGGACGCGAAGGCAGCGCGGGACGCGGACATGGGGTTCGTCGCGGTTCTGACCGGGACGACGGCCGCGGAGACGTTTGCCGGGTATGCGCCGCGAGCCGTGTTCGCAGGGGTCGGGGAGATCGTTCCGGGATAA
- the hydA gene encoding dihydropyrimidinase: MTRLLSRHARICAVLSPRMALLTLLSAGLLAAGALPPALAAQEILISGGTVVTSEGRFAADVRVRDGTIVEIGTGLAAGAGARTIDATGLLVMPGGVDPHVHLGGSRRDDYRTGSQAALAGGITTISNFAFPAGGRTLAQAIEREAALIREQSIADVILHAGINDPETQEGQMTTLAAETGQTSTKIFMVRAAFDAEVPDYMATMDAAGRAGVLTMVHCEDGPILARAVAELTAAGRTSLEYFPDSRPVVGEVVATQRAVAMAEATGAPIYAVHVSSEGALRVLQDARERGLSVFVETRPIYLHFTRQRFEGPDRGLYVGQPPLREQRDQDALWAGIASGSVHVLGTDHVAYRRDEKMDPSQTISRHRAGLNNLQVVRPMLYSEGVVQGRISEERFVAVTSTNAAKLFGLYPRKGTVAVGSDADIVLWDPDETRTIRDEDMFSGTGFSVYSGWEVTGWPVMTLRRGEVVYEDGEVLAGAGSGELLRRGRWQAP; encoded by the coding sequence ATGACCCGTCTGCTGAGCCGCCACGCCCGCATTTGCGCCGTCCTCTCGCCGAGAATGGCTCTCCTTACCCTCTTGTCGGCCGGCCTTCTGGCGGCGGGAGCGCTCCCGCCGGCCCTGGCCGCCCAGGAGATCCTCATCAGCGGCGGCACCGTGGTCACCTCGGAGGGGCGATTCGCCGCCGACGTGCGGGTGCGAGACGGGACCATAGTGGAGATCGGGACCGGGCTGGCCGCGGGGGCCGGCGCGCGCACCATTGACGCCACCGGGCTCCTGGTCATGCCGGGCGGAGTGGATCCGCACGTCCACCTGGGGGGCAGCCGCCGGGACGACTACCGCACCGGGTCGCAGGCGGCGCTGGCGGGGGGCATCACCACCATCTCGAACTTCGCTTTCCCGGCCGGGGGACGGACGCTCGCCCAGGCCATCGAGCGCGAGGCGGCGCTCATCCGCGAGCAGTCGATCGCGGACGTCATCCTGCACGCGGGCATCAACGACCCCGAAACCCAGGAAGGCCAGATGACCACCCTGGCCGCCGAGACCGGCCAGACCAGCACCAAGATCTTCATGGTGCGCGCCGCGTTCGACGCCGAGGTGCCGGACTACATGGCGACCATGGACGCGGCGGGGCGTGCCGGCGTCCTGACCATGGTGCACTGCGAGGACGGACCCATCCTCGCCCGCGCAGTCGCCGAGCTCACCGCCGCGGGACGCACCTCGCTCGAGTACTTCCCGGACAGCCGGCCCGTGGTCGGCGAGGTGGTCGCCACCCAGCGGGCGGTCGCCATGGCCGAAGCCACGGGGGCACCCATCTATGCGGTCCACGTCTCCTCGGAAGGGGCACTACGCGTGCTGCAGGATGCCCGGGAGCGGGGGCTCAGCGTCTTTGTCGAGACCCGCCCCATCTACCTCCACTTCACCCGGCAGCGCTTCGAGGGACCCGACCGCGGGCTGTATGTGGGGCAGCCGCCGCTTCGCGAACAGCGCGACCAGGACGCCCTGTGGGCCGGAATCGCGAGCGGATCGGTGCATGTGCTCGGCACCGACCACGTCGCCTATCGGCGCGACGAGAAGATGGACCCGTCGCAAACCATCTCCCGGCACCGGGCCGGCCTGAACAACCTCCAGGTGGTGCGGCCGATGCTCTATTCCGAGGGCGTCGTCCAGGGGCGCATCTCCGAGGAGCGCTTCGTGGCGGTGACCTCGACCAACGCCGCCAAGCTCTTCGGACTCTATCCCCGCAAGGGCACGGTCGCGGTGGGCTCGGACGCCGACATCGTCCTCTGGGATCCGGACGAGACGCGCACCATCCGCGACGAGGACATGTTCTCCGGCACCGGCTTCTCGGTCTATTCCGGGTGGGAGGTCACAGGCTGGCCCGTGATGACGCTCCGCCGAGGCGAGGTCGTCTACGAAGACGGAGAGGTTCTCGCCGGGGCGGGCAGTGGGGAACTGCTGCGCCGCGGGAGATGGCAGGCGCCGTAG
- a CDS encoding putative DNA binding domain-containing protein: MKALSDLVALGEGSEVEFKRSLRSDLGREICAFANATGGVILLGVDDDGAVRGVEGHNRLKSQVQSVARSADPSISVDMESMGDVLAVRVPAQRGKPYSFGGKFFVRHGASSQQMSRDEIREFFFAVGAIRFDESPCRRFSLDDDLDDETWTTFRRRARIPAHMEPETALANLDLLTTDGGVTNAGAWLLAKDIRRFHVSAHLSCALFFGTTKTEILDRRDFADDAFSIIDGAMTWVRSKINVRYVITGSVNREERPELPLDAIREAVVNAVAHRDYRSAANVQVCLYHDRLEVVSPGGLPAGMTEAELGVKSVPRNPLLFGMLHRMDAVEHIGSGIRRIRDLCREWRVPAPVIDVSEHWVTVTFRRPALGGDGSIAAVKEPGRYQVGTKSAPSRHQVRILRKSLTAQPITELMAMAGRKDRTKFRNQVLRPLLGAGWIEMTVPDKPRSRNQRYRTTAAGREVLAAVDGEDVQGQA, translated from the coding sequence TTGAAGGCCCTGTCCGACCTGGTCGCGCTCGGCGAAGGGTCCGAGGTGGAGTTCAAGCGGTCGCTGAGGTCCGACCTGGGGCGCGAGATCTGCGCGTTCGCCAACGCGACCGGCGGCGTGATCCTGCTCGGCGTGGACGACGACGGCGCGGTTCGCGGCGTCGAAGGACACAACCGGTTGAAGTCCCAGGTCCAATCGGTCGCGCGGTCCGCCGATCCCTCGATCAGCGTGGACATGGAGAGCATGGGGGATGTGCTCGCCGTCAGGGTGCCCGCGCAGCGTGGCAAGCCCTACTCGTTCGGAGGCAAGTTCTTCGTGCGCCACGGGGCGTCGTCGCAGCAGATGTCGCGCGACGAGATCCGGGAGTTCTTTTTCGCGGTCGGCGCAATCCGCTTCGATGAGAGCCCGTGTCGCCGATTCTCGCTGGACGACGACCTCGACGACGAGACCTGGACGACGTTCCGCCGGAGGGCGAGGATTCCGGCTCACATGGAGCCCGAGACCGCTCTGGCCAACCTGGATCTCCTGACCACCGATGGTGGAGTCACCAACGCGGGGGCGTGGCTGCTCGCGAAGGACATCCGGAGATTCCATGTGAGCGCCCACCTGTCCTGCGCGCTGTTCTTCGGCACCACGAAGACGGAGATTCTGGATCGGCGCGACTTCGCCGACGACGCGTTCTCGATCATCGACGGCGCCATGACGTGGGTCCGCTCGAAGATCAACGTTCGCTACGTCATCACGGGTTCGGTGAACCGGGAAGAGCGTCCCGAACTCCCGCTGGACGCGATCCGCGAGGCGGTGGTCAACGCGGTCGCGCACCGCGACTACCGTTCCGCGGCCAACGTTCAGGTCTGCCTGTATCATGATCGGCTCGAGGTTGTGAGCCCGGGTGGCCTTCCGGCGGGGATGACCGAGGCCGAACTGGGCGTGAAGAGCGTTCCGCGCAATCCCCTGCTTTTCGGGATGCTGCACCGCATGGATGCCGTGGAGCACATCGGATCGGGCATCCGGCGCATTCGCGATCTCTGCCGCGAGTGGAGAGTGCCCGCTCCGGTGATCGATGTGTCGGAACACTGGGTGACGGTGACCTTCCGACGCCCGGCGCTGGGAGGCGATGGTTCGATCGCAGCCGTCAAGGAACCAGGTCGGTACCAAGTCGGCACCAAGTCGGCACCAAGTCGGCACCAAGTCAGGATTCTCCGTAAGTCGTTGACCGCGCAGCCTATCACGGAGCTCATGGCGATGGCGGGCAGAAAGGACCGCACCAAGTTCCGGAACCAGGTTCTCCGGCCGCTGCTGGGGGCTGGATGGATCGAGATGACCGTGCCCGACAAGCCCAGGAGCAGGAACCAGAGGTACCGGACTACTGCGGCAGGGCGGGAAGTACTGGCGGCGGTGGATGGGGAGGATGTCCAAGGGCAGGCTTGA
- a CDS encoding peptidylprolyl isomerase translates to MRKGILASTIAILLIAAGACAESAEEAPQEAEGSAQETGMVRVIISTDFGDIEVDIDTENAPGTSANFLRYVDAGHYDGGQFHRTVTMDNQPNDTVRIEVIQASVNEEFAEQGFDAIPMERTSVTGLRHVDGAISMARGQPDSATSSFFFCINDQPSLDFGGNRNPDLQGFAAFGQVVSGMDVVRAIQGQPYEAQALTPPVRITSVRRAD, encoded by the coding sequence ATGCGCAAGGGAATACTCGCGTCGACCATCGCCATCCTTCTGATCGCCGCCGGCGCCTGCGCCGAGTCCGCCGAAGAGGCTCCGCAGGAAGCGGAGGGGAGCGCCCAGGAGACGGGAATGGTGCGGGTGATCATCTCCACCGACTTCGGCGACATCGAGGTGGACATCGACACCGAGAACGCGCCGGGCACCTCCGCCAACTTCCTGCGCTACGTGGACGCGGGCCACTACGACGGCGGCCAGTTCCATCGCACGGTCACGATGGACAACCAGCCCAACGACACCGTCCGCATCGAGGTGATTCAGGCGAGCGTGAACGAGGAGTTCGCCGAGCAGGGATTCGATGCCATCCCCATGGAGCGCACCTCGGTCACCGGGCTGCGCCACGTAGACGGGGCTATCTCGATGGCGCGTGGACAGCCCGACAGCGCCACCTCCAGCTTCTTCTTCTGCATCAACGACCAGCCGTCGCTGGACTTCGGCGGCAACCGCAACCCCGACCTCCAGGGATTCGCGGCCTTCGGGCAGGTGGTGAGCGGGATGGACGTGGTGCGCGCGATCCAGGGGCAGCCCTACGAGGCACAGGCTCTGACGCCGCCGGTGCGGATCACGTCCGTGCGGCGGGCCGACTGA
- a CDS encoding sorbosone dehydrogenase family protein, giving the protein MTSMASIPLLLLLAAAQQLPEPFETPWNRAIPSIVERPEGATLSVPSGFAVNVFADDLAAPRRLALAPGGDVFVAESRSGAITLLRDADGDGVAEHRATFAEGLTRPYGIAFRGGYVYVGNNDAVVRFRYAPGQTRADGPPEHVVDLPVSSDALDHDTAERLGIDVSRTRGFNHWTRNLVFDPDGERMYVAVGSATNAMPGTDPRRAAINEYRPDGSGHRVFAGGLRNPVALAFHPVTGALWTAVHERDHLGDDLAPDYVTSVREGGFYGWPYAYIGPNPEPILNGARPDLVERTLVPDVLLPAHAAPMGMAFHTGEGFPAEYRNHAFVALHGSINRLDLKGYSVVRIPFEGGRPSGPPEDFLTGFIVRDDDEKEVWGRPVDVLQAPDGALLVSDDAGNRIFRIHFAG; this is encoded by the coding sequence ATGACTTCGATGGCCTCCATTCCGCTGCTTCTGTTGCTTGCTGCGGCCCAGCAGCTGCCCGAGCCTTTCGAGACCCCATGGAACCGCGCCATCCCGAGCATCGTGGAGCGGCCGGAAGGGGCGACCCTCTCGGTTCCATCCGGTTTCGCCGTGAACGTCTTCGCCGACGACCTGGCGGCTCCCCGCCGGCTTGCGCTCGCGCCGGGCGGCGACGTGTTCGTGGCAGAGAGCCGGAGCGGTGCGATCACGCTGCTGCGGGACGCCGACGGCGACGGAGTGGCGGAGCACAGGGCAACCTTCGCCGAGGGCCTGACCCGGCCGTACGGCATCGCTTTCCGCGGCGGATACGTGTACGTAGGCAACAACGACGCGGTGGTGCGCTTTCGCTATGCGCCCGGTCAGACGCGCGCGGACGGTCCGCCGGAACACGTGGTGGACCTGCCCGTCAGCAGCGATGCCCTCGATCACGATACCGCCGAACGCCTGGGCATCGACGTCAGCCGGACCCGCGGGTTCAACCACTGGACGCGCAATCTCGTCTTCGATCCCGATGGCGAACGGATGTACGTGGCAGTCGGTTCCGCCACCAATGCAATGCCGGGCACGGACCCGCGCCGCGCCGCCATCAACGAGTACCGGCCCGACGGCTCGGGACATCGGGTGTTCGCGGGCGGGCTGCGTAACCCCGTCGCGCTCGCCTTCCACCCGGTGACGGGCGCGCTCTGGACGGCGGTGCACGAGCGCGACCATCTCGGCGACGACCTGGCCCCCGACTACGTCACCTCGGTGCGGGAGGGCGGCTTCTACGGGTGGCCCTACGCGTACATCGGGCCCAACCCGGAACCGATCCTGAACGGGGCGCGGCCGGACCTGGTGGAGCGCACTCTCGTACCCGATGTCCTGCTGCCGGCCCATGCGGCTCCCATGGGCATGGCGTTCCACACGGGCGAGGGATTCCCCGCGGAATACCGCAACCACGCCTTCGTCGCACTGCACGGATCCATCAACCGGCTCGATCTGAAGGGCTATTCGGTGGTGCGCATCCCGTTCGAGGGCGGACGCCCTTCCGGCCCGCCGGAGGACTTCCTGACGGGGTTCATCGTCCGCGACGACGACGAGAAGGAGGTCTGGGGCCGCCCCGTGGACGTGCTTCAGGCGCCGGACGGCGCGCTGCTCGTCTCCGACGACGCGGGCAACCGCATCTTCCGCATCCATTTCGCGGGATAG
- the cdaA gene encoding diadenylate cyclase CdaA — MSAGDLFALFAPGWLDILEILIVAALVYRILLFIQRTRAMQILLGGLLIAGVYAIARLLGLDLMRSIMDAVFQYGAIAALVVFQPEIRSTLARLGQARMLQLFNRLGETQVVEEIAGAAERLASMKIGALIALEGEVGLDEYAQTGSRLRARVSRVLLGAIFTPNSPLHDGAVIVSGDTIKAAGAILPLNRAPVPDRTLGTRHRAAIGLSEETDAVVVVVSEETGRISVASRGVLEKGVDGAGLREAVAAAGPRATTGTREPAGSAGRALARALRLP; from the coding sequence ATGAGCGCCGGGGATCTGTTCGCGCTTTTCGCGCCCGGCTGGCTCGATATCCTCGAGATCCTCATCGTCGCGGCGCTGGTTTACCGCATCCTGCTGTTCATCCAGCGCACCCGGGCCATGCAGATCCTGCTGGGCGGGCTGCTGATCGCGGGCGTCTACGCCATCGCGCGCCTGCTGGGCCTTGACCTCATGCGCTCGATCATGGACGCGGTCTTCCAGTATGGGGCCATCGCCGCGCTGGTCGTCTTTCAGCCCGAGATTCGGTCCACCCTCGCCCGGCTGGGCCAGGCGCGCATGCTGCAACTGTTCAACCGGCTCGGGGAAACCCAGGTGGTGGAGGAGATCGCGGGCGCGGCCGAGCGCCTTGCGAGCATGAAGATCGGCGCTCTGATCGCCCTGGAGGGGGAAGTCGGACTGGACGAGTACGCGCAGACCGGCAGCCGTCTGCGAGCGCGCGTCTCACGCGTGCTCCTGGGCGCCATCTTCACCCCCAATTCCCCGCTCCACGATGGCGCCGTGATCGTCTCGGGCGACACCATCAAGGCGGCGGGGGCGATTCTGCCGCTCAACCGGGCGCCGGTTCCCGACCGCACGCTGGGCACCCGGCACCGCGCCGCGATCGGGCTGAGCGAGGAGACCGACGCGGTCGTGGTCGTGGTCAGCGAGGAGACGGGCCGGATTTCCGTGGCGAGCCGGGGGGTGCTCGAAAAGGGAGTCGACGGGGCGGGCCTGCGGGAAGCCGTCGCGGCGGCCGGCCCCAGGGCGACGACGGGGACTCGGGAACCGGCGGGCAGCGCCGGCCGGGCCCTGGCACGCGCTTTGCGCCTGCCCTGA